A window from Macaca thibetana thibetana isolate TM-01 chromosome 7, ASM2454274v1, whole genome shotgun sequence encodes these proteins:
- the LOC126959180 gene encoding 60S ribosomal protein L12-like — protein sequence MPPKFDPSEIKVVYLRCTRGEVSATSALAPKIGPRGLSPKKDGDDIAKATGDWKGLRITVKLTIQNRQAQIEVVPSASALIIKALNEQPRDRKKQKNIKHSGNITYDETVNIARQMWHRSLARELSGTIKEILGTAQSVGCNADGRHPHDIIDDINSGAMECAAS from the coding sequence ATGCCGCCGAAGTTCGACCCCAGTGAGATCAAAGTCGTATACCTGAGGTGCACCAGAGGCGAAGTCAGTGCCACTTCTGCCCTGGCCCCCAAGATCGGCCCTCGgggtctgtctccaaaaaaggatGGTGATGACATTGCCAAGGCAACGGGTGACTGGAAGGGCCTGAGGATTACAGTGAAACTGACCATTCAGAACAGACAGGCCCAGATTGAAGTGgtgccttctgcctctgccctgaTCATCAAAGCTCTCAATGAACaaccaagagacagaaagaaacagaagaacatTAAACACAGTGGTAATATCACTTATGATGAGACTGTCAACATTGCTCGACAGATGTGGCACCGATCCTTAGCCAGAGAACTCTCTGGAACCATTAAAGAGATCCTGGGGACTGCCCAGTCCGTGGGCTGTAATGCTGATGGCCGCCACCCTCATGACATCATAGATGACATCAACAGTGGTGCTATGGAATGCGCAGCCAGTTAA